One Aerosakkonema funiforme FACHB-1375 genomic window, GCCGATTTGGAAAATAATCAAATTCGTCCGATCGATCTGGTAGTAGTCAATCTTTATCCATTTGAGCAAACAATTGCTAAATCGGATGTGACATTGCCAGAGGCGATCGAGCAAATCGATATCGGTGGGCCAGCTTTAATTCGGGCATCGGCAAAAAATTTCGCGCACCTGACTGTGTTGTGCAATCCCGATCGATATCATGCCTACTTGGAAGAATTGCGTCAACATGGCGGAGACACATCTTTAGAATTTCGACAACAAAGTGCTTTAGCAGCATTTTCCCACACTGCCGCTTACGATATGGCGATCGCTTCCTATTTGAGCGATCGATCCCCTGTAGAGAAATTAGATGAAACCTCTCTACCGCAAAGATTCGCCCTTTCCGGACAACAGCTGCAATCTCTGCGATATGGCGAAAACCCCCATCAACCAGCTGCATGGTATCAAACAGGAACCGTTTCCCAAGGTTGGGCAGATGCGACTAAACTTCAAGGTAAAGAATTAAGTTACAACAACTTAGTTGATTTAGAAGCAGCGCGGCGAATAATTGCTGAATTTCCCGATACTCCTGCTGCCACAATTATCAAACATACCAATCCCTGCGGTACGGCAATGGGAAATAGCATTGCCGAAGCTTATGAAAAAGCTTTCAATGCCGATCCGGTTTCCGCTTTTGGCGGTATTGTTGCACTGAATAAACCGATCGATGCAGCTACCGCAACTGCGCTGACAAAGACATTTTTAGAATGCGTTGTCGCACCGGAATGCGAAGCGGAAGCCAAAGAAATTTTGGCGGCGAAATCGAAAGTCCGAGTTTTAATTTTGCCCGATTTGATTGCTGGGCCAAAAGAAACCGTGAGGTCAATTGCTGGTGGTTTCTTAGTGCAAGCTGCCGACGATGCAATCGAAAATCCCAGTCAATGGCAGGTAGTCACGGAAAAGCAACCAACGCCAGCACAATTAGAAGAATTGCTGTTTGCTTGGAAAGTGTGCAAACACGTTAAATCTAATGCTATTGTAGTGACACGCGATCGCACTACTCTCGGTGTCGGTGCCGGTCAAATGAATCGCGTCGGTTCTGTTAAAATTGCTTTAGAACAAGCAGCAGAAAAAACTCAAGGTGCTTTTCTTGCCAGCGATGGTTTCTTCCCATTTGATGATTCAGTTAGGACAGCAGCAGCAGCGGGAATTGTGGCGATTGTTCAACCCGGTGGCAGTTTGCGAGATGCAGATTCTATTAATGCTGCGAATGAATTGGGAATCGTGATGGTATTTACTGGCATTCGTCACTTTTTACATTAAAAGGGAGCTGTTAGCGGTAATATCGTGTCCGGTTGCATTGGTAGTATATGATTGATGCGAGAGGTTATTTGTGGGTATCTGGGGTTAATTTTTTACCACAGATGAAGACAGATGAACACAGATGAACACAGATAAGAGAGCGATTTCTTTAGCAACCGATGCAACCGGACATGATATGAATTGTCGCCCAAATGCTAATACCTACGGCACGCTACGCGAACGCCCCTACACGATACATATTTTGTTCTTTTCGTCAATTTATTCTACTGGACTGGCGCTCTAGAATAATTCTATTCGTCCCATTCTTCTGGCTTAATTCCATCAAGCCAGGGACGATACATTTGCCCAACAATTTCTATATCAACTTCGTCTCCATTGCGGCGCAAAATTGCATAAGGTGTGTATCGTTCTGCCATTTCCATATCCTGGTGGCAACCTTCCTTGCAAAAAGCCGCAAATGCAGGGATAGCTATTCCGTTGTCATTCCAATAGAGAAATTCTTCTTCATATTGAACTTGCTCACCTACAGAAAACCAAACGTCATAAATTTCGCCAGTATATTCAAAACCTGGTAGGTTAACTGGGTCTACAGGATAATCTTCATAGGCTTTGGATGCGGCTGACAAGTCTGGAGTTTCCAGCAGAATGCCTGCATAGTTACCTTGTTCTGCTTGCTGTTTCCAAACATCAGCAATTCCGGCATTTGTTTGTGGAGGGTGAACCGAATCTGCATCAACCAAACAATCGGCTGTTTCGCTCCAAACTTTACGCCTAAGAGCTTCCCAATGAAAACCATGATGTTTTCGGATCGAAACTCGGCGCTCTTGCAGCCATTTATTAAACCCTGGTGTGGGAACGTTACCGGGTGTCAACTGAAGATTATTAGCACCTATTTCCAGCAGGTCTTCTGCCGCAGACTGCATTGTTCGCCCCTGCAAACAGCTTAAAGCAAGATACAGCATAGCTTTCCTATCTATGCAGAGAAGTTTGGCGAAAAACTAATACAAGTGTACCATATGACGTTGCGATCGTTGCCCAGCCAATCCAAAATCGTTCTTAACGTATAGAGATGTACAGTTCTAATTTCTGCTATTTTTTTGTAGCTATTTTTTTGTAGGTTGGGTTGAGTGAAGCGAAACCCAACGCTTTAGTTGGGTTTGATACCTCAAGCGAACCTACAAAGCTTTAGTTGGGTTTCGTACCTCAAGCGAACCTACAAAGTTGGACTGGCGCTCTATAATTTTTGAGATAAAGCACTGTGAGGTAAAACTCTCATTACTTCTGTCAAAGTTGTCACTCCAGTAGTGACTTTTTCGATCGCAGCCTTCCGAAAAGAATCAAAATTGCTTTCACTAAGGTAGCGATGCAACTCTGTCATCGTCCCCTCGTAAATTAGTTGCCGTACTTTACTATCAACATTCAGTAATTCAACAATTGCCTCCCGTCCCAAATAGCCAGAATGGAAACAGTTCGGGCAACCGCGTCCGCGACGCCAAGCTTGGGGGTTTGCTTCCTCCCATTTTAAGCCCAGCATCCGCAAATCTGCCTCTGTCGGCGTGTAAGGTTCGGAACAGTGGGGACAAACCTTGCGGGCTAAGCGCTGCGCTACAATTCCCAAGAGGGCATCGCCGATCAAACCTGGGTCTGGGCCAATATCCTTGAGGCGGGGAATCGCGCTGACCGCATCGTTAGTATGGAGGGTGGTTAGGACTAAGTGTCCTGTGAGTGCAGCCCTTATCGCCGTTTCTGCCGTTTCGTTATCCCGGATTTCCCCTAACATAATGATGTCGGGGTCTTGTCGCAAAATCGATCGCAGTCCCGCAGCTAAAGTCATGCCAGCTTGTTCGTGTACTTGAGTTTGGGTAATGCGGGGGAGGACGTACTCCACTGGGTCTTCCACTGTGACTACATTGACGTATTCTGTTGCTAAAGATTGGAGACTATTATATAAGGTACTGGTTTTACCGGAACCTGTGGGGCCTGTGATAATCACCATACCTTGCGGTTGGTGCAACCAAGTTTTGTACAAAGCTAGTTTTTGGGGAGAAAATCCTAAGTCATCTAAGCTGGAAAAGGGATTTTGTCTTGGAAGTAAACGAATTACAGCTTTTTCGCCGCCAATGCAGGGAAGTGTACTGACCCGCATATCTAACCCAAGTTCGGTTTCGGAACCGAGTTTATAACTTTCGCCAATTCTGCCATCTTGGGGACGACGACTTTCGGCGATGTCCATGTTGGACATGATTTTGAGGGCGACAACGACTCGGCGGCTGATATCCAGTGGCAGAATGGTGATGTCTCGCAGAATGCCGTCAATGCGATAGCGGACTCTTAAGCCATCGGGAGTCGGTTCTAGGTGAATATCGCTGGCGCGGTAGCGTAGGGCACCGGAAATCAGGGTTTTAATGCGGCTAATTTGGTCATCGGCTTTGGAGAGATAGAGTTCTGTGACTTCGCTGATGTCTTCGGTTTCTGCTTGACCGGTGATGGGGTTGATGGGGGAAGAGGCGCTGATGGAGTTGGCGTCGAAGGTTTGGGTGAGGTGCCAAGCGCGGTAGCTTTTGTCGGCAATGGGGATAATTTTGATGTCGGTGAGGGTGCGATCGCACAGTTGGTTGATGTCTTCGTCGGCAAGTGCGATCGGGCTACCTAAATAGTAACAGTTGCGCCAGAGTAAGAGGGGAATTACGGGTAGTGAATTATGACGATTTGCAACTTGTCGAAAAAATCGGGAGGTAAGTTCTAAATCTAGTAAGTCGAGGTTAACTATTCCCGCTTCGTCTACTAATAGTTTTAAGGCTTTGTCAGAAGTGATTTCACCAGTTTTCAACCGTTGCCAAGGTGAGGACAAATTCAAGGAAGTTCGCATAGCTATTTTCGTTCAAATTGAAGCTGATTTTGAGTTAAATTTTGGCAAATGGTTCTTAGCTGTTCTATCTTTCAGGAACGGCTATTGTTCCATCAGGCATTGTTGTCCTACTAAATTTGGCACGCTCTAAATTACTAGCATTCAAGTTAGCACCACTCAAATTGGCATCACTCAAGTTGGTACCGCTCAAGTTGGCACCACTTAAGTTGGCACCACTTAAGTTGGCACCGCTCAAATTCAAATTACTTAAATCGAGGTCAGTTAGATTTGCACCACTCAGGTTACATCTTACACATTGACCTGTTTCCAGTAATTGTCTGATTAATTCTCCGGTACAGAGCTTATGAAGATTCAACGTGCGACCATCTGCTGTTTGCATATAGCAAGTTAACCGATCGACTTCTGAATTTGGAACTACTGGATATGTAATAGTTCCTACCCACCCACTTCTACTTGGTTTACGCTGAGCAGAAGGGATATTAGTTTCCGGCCCACCATCTCCGCGTGCAACACCTGCGCTTAGCGTGTCGAGCAGTAAAAGTGCGATCGATAAAAAAGCGGGCAGAAAATCTAACAGGGCGTTACGTGTTTTGTACTGTTTCACTTGTAGCCTCACTTCCTGTAAAAATGGAGAGCTTGCCAGTATTGAAGTAATCATGGGAACTTGCAAACATGGCAAGCAGGGGTATAGTTTAGGTAAACTTCACAGCACTAAGTAGTTACAGCAATGGAAGTTTTGTAGATTTCAATTGCGCTTCTATCCCTAATGGATTGCTAATCAACGACTAACCTTGTCACAGAGGTACTTGCCTCCAGTTGTGCTGTAGCAGGAGGTGCGTTGTTTTTTTGCTTCTCCAGAAGGGATAGGCGTCAGTGAAGCCACAGTGTAGTAAGAAACGCCAGCGATGGTGTTTCCCGCGCCATCAAGATCGTTAAAGGTTATGGAAGTTCCTGATGCCTGTTTTGAAGAATTCCATTCCCTTTCAGGATTGCCAGCAACGGCTGGACGCCACATTTGAACGTATACAGAACAGCCTGGAAGGTTAGAAGCAGTGACAGAGAGATCGATGGTCGCAACAGTGATAGTAAGTTTGCTAGAAGGAGTTGGCGCAAAAGTGTTACAGCTAGTACTTCCAGGATTATCAAGTAAAGCCTTTCCAACAACGGGGTTAGCATAGACAACTTTACCGTTCTTTTCAGCACGACCTTTGTATTGAGAACCATCTTCATATATGGTCCAGCCTCCGAGTTGGCGACCATTCCACCCTTGTTCGACGCCATTTAATTGGATACTGAAGTGTACGTGTCTTCCTGTAGCAGACCCGCCACAACCGGTAGTTGTCCCAGTTTCTCCTAGATATGTTCCTCGTTGAATAGATGTTCCGTCCTTGATCTGAGCCGTATTCTGAAGGTGGTAGTAAGTTGTCTGCCAACCATTGGACTGCCTAACCTGAACTTGCGAACCGGAACAAGTCTTGTAAAAAAGCCCTTCAGTAGCTGCCTTAACTTTTTGATCTCCTCCGCTAAAGTCCAAAGCACTCCGTACATTATTACCCGGGTTAGCCGAATTGCGAAGATGTGGTCCTTGGTTAAAATTCCATGACTGACCAGGTGTCCAAGGTAAAGATAAATTGGCGCTATTATCACC contains:
- a CDS encoding GspE/PulE family protein — protein: MRTSLNLSSPWQRLKTGEITSDKALKLLVDEAGIVNLDLLDLELTSRFFRQVANRHNSLPVIPLLLWRNCYYLGSPIALADEDINQLCDRTLTDIKIIPIADKSYRAWHLTQTFDANSISASSPINPITGQAETEDISEVTELYLSKADDQISRIKTLISGALRYRASDIHLEPTPDGLRVRYRIDGILRDITILPLDISRRVVVALKIMSNMDIAESRRPQDGRIGESYKLGSETELGLDMRVSTLPCIGGEKAVIRLLPRQNPFSSLDDLGFSPQKLALYKTWLHQPQGMVIITGPTGSGKTSTLYNSLQSLATEYVNVVTVEDPVEYVLPRITQTQVHEQAGMTLAAGLRSILRQDPDIIMLGEIRDNETAETAIRAALTGHLVLTTLHTNDAVSAIPRLKDIGPDPGLIGDALLGIVAQRLARKVCPHCSEPYTPTEADLRMLGLKWEEANPQAWRRGRGCPNCFHSGYLGREAIVELLNVDSKVRQLIYEGTMTELHRYLSESNFDSFRKAAIEKVTTGVTTLTEVMRVLPHSALSQKL
- a CDS encoding peptidoglycan DD-metalloendopeptidase family protein → MTTIAKRLPFKLAILLLGSVSTLLLIMGKELPRISFPPGDTFMAEKGDANVDKAVEKAARLKGAPSTEKVFNEVKRVDATGNWAFGSISIPHASGEGAPWTRLWLAQKTKSGWIAAIDFTPTFSTWINQAPKDIVSDEEKRVLGSSNFQYGGKLVALAGDNSANLSLPWTPGQSWNFNQGPHLRNSANPGNNVRSALDFSGGDQKVKAATEGLFYKTCSGSQVQVRQSNGWQTTYYHLQNTAQIKDGTSIQRGTYLGETGTTTGCGGSATGRHVHFSIQLNGVEQGWNGRQLGGWTIYEDGSQYKGRAEKNGKVVYANPVVGKALLDNPGSTSCNTFAPTPSSKLTITVATIDLSVTASNLPGCSVYVQMWRPAVAGNPEREWNSSKQASGTSITFNDLDGAGNTIAGVSYYTVASLTPIPSGEAKKQRTSCYSTTGGKYLCDKVSR
- a CDS encoding pentapeptide repeat-containing protein, which gives rise to MITSILASSPFLQEVRLQVKQYKTRNALLDFLPAFLSIALLLLDTLSAGVARGDGGPETNIPSAQRKPSRSGWVGTITYPVVPNSEVDRLTCYMQTADGRTLNLHKLCTGELIRQLLETGQCVRCNLSGANLTDLDLSNLNLSGANLSGANLSGANLSGTNLSDANLSGANLNASNLERAKFSRTTMPDGTIAVPER
- the purH gene encoding bifunctional phosphoribosylaminoimidazolecarboxamide formyltransferase/IMP cyclohydrolase, producing the protein MARLALLSVSNKTGLIDLARSLVEEFGFDLISSGGTAQSLKDAGLPVTKVSDYTGHPEILGGRVKTLHPRIHGGILARRNLPEDIADLENNQIRPIDLVVVNLYPFEQTIAKSDVTLPEAIEQIDIGGPALIRASAKNFAHLTVLCNPDRYHAYLEELRQHGGDTSLEFRQQSALAAFSHTAAYDMAIASYLSDRSPVEKLDETSLPQRFALSGQQLQSLRYGENPHQPAAWYQTGTVSQGWADATKLQGKELSYNNLVDLEAARRIIAEFPDTPAATIIKHTNPCGTAMGNSIAEAYEKAFNADPVSAFGGIVALNKPIDAATATALTKTFLECVVAPECEAEAKEILAAKSKVRVLILPDLIAGPKETVRSIAGGFLVQAADDAIENPSQWQVVTEKQPTPAQLEELLFAWKVCKHVKSNAIVVTRDRTTLGVGAGQMNRVGSVKIALEQAAEKTQGAFLASDGFFPFDDSVRTAAAAGIVAIVQPGGSLRDADSINAANELGIVMVFTGIRHFLH